CATTGGAAGCCGACTTAATTTCCAAAATGGGCAGTTGGTATTCATACGGGGATGAAAGGCTGGGACAGGGTAGAGAAAATACCAAGATTTACTTACATGAAAACCCTGATGTATTGGAGGAGTTAACAATAAAAGTTAAAACTTTTCTCGGGATCGATCAGGATGGAGATGAGACTGAGAGCGAAGAAGATAAGGAATAGAGTAAATTATTAGGAGCCGGTTTCTTTAATCAGATGCACGAAGAAAATCAGGGGAATTTAAATTTAGACCTCCTTTCAAAAGCAAAAGAGAGTGCAATAATTTACCTGAGTTATCGTGACAGGTCTATCGCAGAAATGAATCGGAGACTTTCCAAAAAAGGATATCCGCCTGAAGTGATTGAGAACGTCATTCACACCCTTGAAGAAACTGATTTACTGAATGACGAGCGGTTTGCATTAAGTTATTCGAGCTATAAAGTTGAGGATAAATCCTGGGGTCCGGAAAAACTCAGGTTCGAGTTGCGCGTCAAAGGAATAGACAAAGAGTTAGCCGAAAAGGTAATTAATAGAACTTATGAAAAATACAGTCAAAATGATCTCATACAGAAACTAATATCGAAACGGTTAAAAAATCGGCAAGAGGCAAATCGCGCGGAAATGAAAAAACATATTGATTATCTTAAGAGGCGCGGGTTCAGGTGGGACGTGATCAGGGAAGCGATCTCAGACAACGAAGGATATTTCACGGATTAGAATGAAATCGTCGAATGAAATCAGGGCGGAATTCCTAAAGTTCTTTGAGGACAGAGGGCATAAAATTGTTCCTTCCACTCCTGTCGTTCCAGCCGATGATCCCACGCTGTTATTTATCAATGCCGGAATGAACCAATTCAAAAACATCTTTCTCGGGACGGAAAAAGTTAAGCACACAAGAATAGCGGACACTCAGAAGTGTATCAGGGTTAGTGGTAAACACAATGACCTTGAAGACGTAGGAATAGATACTTCGCACCATACGTTCTTCGAAATGCTCGGCAATTGGTCGTTTGGTGATTATTACAAAAAGGAAGCCATCGAATGGGCGTGGGAACTTCTGACGGAGGTTTGGGGGCTGGAAAAGGAGAGGCTCTGGGCTACGGTGCACGAAACGGATGCCGAAGCGAAGAAGCTATGGCCCAAGGTTACGGAGCTGCCTCGTGAGAGAGTATTAGAATTCGGAGATAAAGATAATTTTTGGGAGATGGGCGAAATCGGTCCCTGCGGTCCGTGCTCGGAAATTCATTATTATATCGGAGATGATATTACCAAGCAATCCGCCGATAAAATTAACACGGACGATCCTGATTATATTGAAATTTGGAATCTCGTTTTCATCCAGTTCAACAGAGATTCTCAGGGTAGATTGAAAGAACTTCCTCAAAAGCATGTGGATACCGGATTGGGACTTGAAAGGATTGTCTCGATCATACAGGATAAGCGGTCGAATTATGATACCGATTCTTTTTCTCCTATCATAAATGAACTTGAGAAAATCACAAAAAAGAAATATAAGGGTGAAAATCAGCCGGCATTCAGAGTTATCGCAGATCATCTCAGGTCGCTCTGTATTTCAATAGCAGATGGAGTAATGCCGTCAAATGAGGGCAGGGGTTATGTCATAAGACGCTTGCTCAGGAGGGCAGCCAGGTTCGGAAGAACTCTCGGAATGGAAAAACCCTTCATTTATACGCTCGTGACTTCGCTGTCCGAAATGATGGGAGAGACTTTTCCGGAACTGATCGAAAAACAGGAGTACATTGAAAAAGTTATCAAAGCTGAAGAGGTGAATTTCGGCGAAACAATCGATAGGGGTATAGAGTTATTCGATTCGGTTGTAAGTCGGCTGGAAACGGAAAAGAAGAGCGTTATTCCCGGGAAGGATATATTTAAGTTATATGATACTTTCGGATTTCCTGTAGATTTGACGGAACTGATGGCGAAGGAAAAAGGATTAGGCGTGGATATTGAAAAGTTTAACGAAGAAATGGCATCCCAGAAGGAAAGAAGTCGATCCGGTAAGAAATTCGCCGTTGAAGAATTAATACCGGAAGGAGTCGAACTGAACTCTGATCCAACGATTTTTTTAGGTTATGATACGCTTGAATCCGAAACGGAAATAACCCAGATTATATCTTTGAATAATAAGGATATATCGCTTTTACTTAAAGAAACACCTTATTATGCGGAATCGGGTGGACAGATCGGTGATTCCGGAGTTATTAAGAACAAAGATATCAATATTCAGGTCAACGATACTCAAAAAGTCGGCGATTCATATTATTTGCACATAGGAATAATTCTCGAGGGAAAGCCGAAGGAGGGTATGAAGGTTATCGTTTCGGTGGATGAAGACAGAAGAAAAAATATACTGCCCAACCATACTTCCACTCACCTGATGCATGCGGCGCTTAGAAAAATATTGGGCACTCATGTTCAACAAGCCGGTTCACTCGTAGCCTCTGACCGGCTGCGATTCGACTATACGCATTTTGAAAAACCATCGAAAAGTCTATTAAATGAAATTGAGAGTCTCGTTAACCGTAAAATTCGTGAGAACATTCAACTAAAGACAAAAATCACGAATTTTGAGGACGCGAAGAAATCAGGAGCGATGGCGCTGTTCGGAGAAAAGTATGGAGACGAAGTACGAATGGTAGAAATCGGCGACTTCAGCAAAGAACTGTGCGGTGGAACGCACGTTGGAAGAACGGGTGATATCGGAATGTTCCTGATAACCCAGGAAACAAGTATATCATCGGGCATTCGCAGAATCGAAGCGGTAACGGGAGTGGAAGCTTTCAAATATACTCAGGAAAATATGAATGTGCTTTCTGAAATTGAGGGAGAGCTCTCTACAAGTGGAAGCGAATTAGCTGAAAGAATCAGGAATTTATCAGATTCCAAAAAACAGCTGGAAAAGAAGCTGAAAGAAAAAGAAGTATCCTCTTATTTGTCAGAAATAGATTCATGGATTTCGGAGGCGAGCGAGATTCAGGGCGTTACTCTGGTGGCAAAAATTATTGATTCATCTTCTGTTGATGAAATGAAAAGTATAGGAGATGCGCTCAGGGATAAGTTAAAGAGCGGTGTAGGAGTTTTGGGTGCAAAGATTGATAACAAGGCGTCCTTAATTACAGTCATGACGAAAGACCTTATTGACTCTGGTCTGAGTTCAAAAGATATAGTAACCACATTGGGCAAAATTATAGGCGGAGGCGGAGGAGGCAGCGATCATATGGCTACCGCCGGAGGTAAAAACCCGGAATTATTAAAGGAAGCGATTGAAAAGTCAGCGTCGGTTCTGGAATCATTTCTAAAAGAAAAAGTATAGGGGAATATTTTCTGTGGAAAAGTTATTGAACGAGTTGAGTGTTGAGGGTAGAATAGGTTATTCATTGCCTAAGCTCGACGTGGAAGAGAAAGAACTGTCAGAATTAATACCGGTAAAATATATCTCGGAATCGAAGCCGGCGCTTCCGGAGCTAAGCGAACCGGAAATCGCCAGGCACTTCATAAATATGAGCATCAGTAACCATCATATTGATAAAGGGTTCTATCCCCTGGGCTCATGCACGATGAAATATAATCCGAAACTCAATGAAACTGTTTCTCGATTACCCGGATTTTCTGCAATCCATCCGCACCAGCATGAGAGTTCGATACAAAACGGGCTTAAATTACTTTATGACCTCGAAAAAAGCTTATGCACCCTGACAGGAATGGATGCGTTCACGCTCCAGCCTGCCGCCGGTTCTCAGGGCGAGTTGACAGGAATTATGATAATGCGAAAGTACCATTCAGCAAATGGGAACCCGAGAAAAAAAGTACTTATCCCTGATTCCGCTCATGGAACGAACCCGGCAAGTGTTGTAATAAGCGGGTATGAATCTGTTCCGGTAGTGTCCGATAAACGCGGGCTTGTCGACGTTGATGATTTATCCTCTAAGCTCGATGAAGAGGTT
This genomic interval from Candidatus Neomarinimicrobiota bacterium contains the following:
- a CDS encoding regulatory protein RecX; translated protein: MHEENQGNLNLDLLSKAKESAIIYLSYRDRSIAEMNRRLSKKGYPPEVIENVIHTLEETDLLNDERFALSYSSYKVEDKSWGPEKLRFELRVKGIDKELAEKVINRTYEKYSQNDLIQKLISKRLKNRQEANRAEMKKHIDYLKRRGFRWDVIREAISDNEGYFTD
- the alaS gene encoding alanine--tRNA ligase, which encodes MKSSNEIRAEFLKFFEDRGHKIVPSTPVVPADDPTLLFINAGMNQFKNIFLGTEKVKHTRIADTQKCIRVSGKHNDLEDVGIDTSHHTFFEMLGNWSFGDYYKKEAIEWAWELLTEVWGLEKERLWATVHETDAEAKKLWPKVTELPRERVLEFGDKDNFWEMGEIGPCGPCSEIHYYIGDDITKQSADKINTDDPDYIEIWNLVFIQFNRDSQGRLKELPQKHVDTGLGLERIVSIIQDKRSNYDTDSFSPIINELEKITKKKYKGENQPAFRVIADHLRSLCISIADGVMPSNEGRGYVIRRLLRRAARFGRTLGMEKPFIYTLVTSLSEMMGETFPELIEKQEYIEKVIKAEEVNFGETIDRGIELFDSVVSRLETEKKSVIPGKDIFKLYDTFGFPVDLTELMAKEKGLGVDIEKFNEEMASQKERSRSGKKFAVEELIPEGVELNSDPTIFLGYDTLESETEITQIISLNNKDISLLLKETPYYAESGGQIGDSGVIKNKDINIQVNDTQKVGDSYYLHIGIILEGKPKEGMKVIVSVDEDRRKNILPNHTSTHLMHAALRKILGTHVQQAGSLVASDRLRFDYTHFEKPSKSLLNEIESLVNRKIRENIQLKTKITNFEDAKKSGAMALFGEKYGDEVRMVEIGDFSKELCGGTHVGRTGDIGMFLITQETSISSGIRRIEAVTGVEAFKYTQENMNVLSEIEGELSTSGSELAERIRNLSDSKKQLEKKLKEKEVSSYLSEIDSWISEASEIQGVTLVAKIIDSSSVDEMKSIGDALRDKLKSGVGVLGAKIDNKASLITVMTKDLIDSGLSSKDIVTTLGKIIGGGGGGSDHMATAGGKNPELLKEAIEKSASVLESFLKEKV